The sequence atttaagaatttcaaATCTTAGAAAAACAtactatattatttttttatttcgttatatattttaaaatcaaaacaattattattattacaaaataatattgtccaatttaaaatgatataaatttacattttctttatttaaattgtattaaataataaatttacatatattatattttttctaaaaaacaaatgatattatattttacaaaataatatgtttcgattttttgcaatttcggttctttttcttcgaaaatgctgaaGTGGCattatacacgtcagctccacatcagcactgcattggtgccacatcaACGCCACATCGAagaaaggactaaaattgccaaaaatataaagatagcggactaaaactgaaatctgaaaatatagaggatcgaaatcgcaaagtgacaaacatacaggtccaaaaaagcaattttccctaataataataaatgcacGTTAACTAAATTTTAATCCTTTATTGACTTGCATTTCaacacataataaaaaaaaatgaaaatttatgaATGCTCCAACCTTTTATTCACATTATtgcaaaaaataattaaaaaaaaacacctcTAAAACTCTCCAAGTCATGATTAATACAacctttataaaaaaaaataaataaaaatttaaagaaataatAAATGATTTaacataaatttattatatttaattagttTACTGCACCACAAACCCTTCGAATGATCCCATTTTGGCCCAAGAGCAGTTCAATCTCGCTCATTTTAACCATGGCGTTTGCGAAATCGGAGAAAAAAGTTTGTTGATTCCTACTGTACTCGGAAACAATACTGTCGGCAGATCCACCATTGAAAAGAACTTGATCCGAGTGAAGAAGACCCTTTCTCTGCATCAGGTTCTTGTAGTAGTTATTGTCAAAAGAATTCGGGGTCACGAGATCTAGCGGCGCCAAGTTCTCGTCACCACCATTTTGCGGacatttaccagtcatcatgttgcatacATCCACATCCtggttattatcttggacaccctattccacagggcaggtcgcaggatggacggagccggtagctcgaggcagaactagggagccggagcttttcaggggattttatacagcaggatttgtttagctgtataaatgttttagacagtttacTTTAAtctttttgatatggttgtatcactacagtattaagccaagacttgttttactaagctgatatgtaaattatggattatgtttccacACGTTTTACTCCGTTAAGTATTTTTGCtctattaagtttaatgcatgctattagtttccagttagtaggtgattccatgcagggtcgctacaagaaccacatagtgagttccatgttggagaaatttacatccagcaggaaccaggtCAAGAAGTAATAAgataccactacatcaaactccttatgaaaaaactgttttagatccgatACATCCTTATATGGTTAtattaaaccttgatgttctggacttcaaaaacagagaagatctcatagaagattggacgtcagctatgagaatagcagcaagAACTTtatatctcaataaagaaggatttatcaaacttctggaaatgagtctaatgggatctgttaagataACTTGGGAAATGACTATGCTAGAGACTAAAGAATcagtcttagcaggagaatctctAAGCGaaattggaggaagaatgaccaccctatttAAGGAACAATTTATAGGAGTGgattattttaataatcaagatacaaagaagaaaagaagatatactcaagcccTGTATAGTCTTGAATTAcacgatatctgtttagttgatgaatacattttgttattcactaaatacagatggaattcgggattcgaggaaaatatagctattcagctatttttttcAAAGATGCCAAGTCTCTAGAGAgaatgctgataaaagaatacgttccaggtaatccAGATACTTTGGCAAGACGAGCCTCTTTTCTTAAAGAAAAATTGGAagaatggtgtcatatgacagcattacaaaagaactactAAAAGATAAGGGGTATTAATAAGCATACTCCTTTATgctgtagagaaaatgatctccctacGATTATTGGGAATAAATCACAGGAATTtaagaggaagaaattcagaaataacccatacaataaaaaaatgagaagttcttggaaacaaagaacattttggtccaaacaaaaggccagatcttatagatcgGGAAAAAAAGTGGACCTataagaacatccccagcaacaagTTCATCGCAAAGTAGGGGAAGAACACAatctagaagaactttcagaagaactcatacaagagcaagtgaaagtttcaaggattgcaactgctggacatatggagcaagaggacatatatctacaaattgtccagaaaacaaaaaaagaggagttaaactctttgaagcaacaccggatatggatgatgcagtcttctttcaagatctagtccaagtatataagtttgaggatatcccctcagatgaaaccATATACAAAGAAGAGATACTGTTTAGCCAAGAAGGATCTGATGATGAAACAGAATCAGAATCAAACTAAATAAGAAGTGTTTCGACACgaaacacatgagagtttggctgggttttttagtcaaaccaagatatctcataatatggtccaaaggattatgagagaaaatccaacgttacaaaagtaccaaggattttcggaaggtcaagtagaaagagtcttaggaaacctagggtTTAGACAAAGAAGAtatcatttgatttacaaagtatccagaagggaaatgacaATACCTATGGAATTGACAAGTAataaatagagatgcagttaatttcttttgaagaaataagagaggaattgcaaaagataaaaaatgaggtagcaaggacgatgtATGGGATTCATTTGGAGCAATCcaaaataatgatcaaggcaacttttaaagaaggaatagattcacccatagatatcgtagtatgcgataaaagaatggggaatattcaagatgaTGTTCtggtactatctcaggaaatctatgaGCAAGAAAAATTGTatgagttatttatccaagaatatcctataatttagctgacagagactttagtagagccttgacgttgcatcaaaacttcaaggaaaaaatattaatgaacGAAGGTAATAtgtcatattctattacatatcaaatttcatatgctctttctaatactcacaattttgaattatttattagaaataagTTTATTGAAATCCCAAAGATTTTTGGAAAGGTTTCTCAAGCAATATACTCggaaaagaatcgagtttcctttaacaATCTCATTACATattttttcttccttttctccccttatttgaatttaaaaatcTCAACGCCTTTCATATATACATTGATAAGAGTTGATGAATGAGTGTTTTGTTGACTAAATTAAACGCTTAATGAAAACGGAATATGAACTCATATTTCCTCACATATTTCTAATCCTCATCGCGAATGCGATGACTTTGGGAATCTAGCAAATAGACGACCTCGTTGAAAGGTTTTATGATAGTGAGAATCCAATGATACCTATGTACAAACACATAATTATTAATGTAAATAAttcattaaattttcaaaaatacaaTAGAAAATGGTATTGTACGTAATTTTTACTTACCCGCGGAGACTATTTGGCATCAAAATCAATTGATTTACCGATGCACCACTCAGACTATCTGTTAAAACACTCGCTCTCAGGTTCAATCGTTCAGTTTTAATTTTTCTtgtgagtgtgtgtgtgtgtgtttttttttttttttttcgaatatGAGATGTTATATAATGGAtggatttcagatttgaaaaaaaataaaggcTAAATCCACATAATAAATTTATGGATTTCAAAATCCCAAATCCATCGGGCTTCCAAGCAACTATATGAGATTTGAGCTGAGAATTTTAAATACAAATCTCTTGTCCCAAGGGACCCTAAGAATGAAAATACTTACTTTTGCTAGAATGATAGGAAAATTTGAGAGCTAGAATGATTattccaaaatatttttcacaattcaaaatcatatcgaccacgaattaattatttatggaCAAAATATCGAATCCGATCACTTTAGatttagaaataaaaattaaaaatagagtgGTGTACACAAGAAGCTAATTTACTAAGTCTATACTGTACTATAAGGTACCGTTTGGTTTGgatgatgagataaataatacataaataagtaatataatgtgataaaaaaaataaataagaaatgatagtacTTGTTGATAtagtattttatttgatttgattgattaaattttatataagatGATAAAATGACAATTTCGTccttttaataaattaataaaatattaataatattatttataaagggtaatatagtaatttaaatttgatgatttgattgatgtaataaaaataattaatgatttgattgatgtaagataaataattaatagatagataaataatatgacaagaaGAAAGTAGAAttaaatgtgttaaattataCACAGATTAATAATATAGGTACCAAACGGtgcctaataataataataataataaaatgcaCGTTAACTAAATTTTAATCCTTTATTGACTTGTTTCATTTCaacacataataaaaaaaatgaaaatttatgaATGCTCCAACCTTTTATTCACATTAttgcaaaaaataattttaaaaaaaaaacacctcGAAAACTTTCCAAGTCATGATTAATACAacctttataaaaaaataaataaataaaaatttaaagaaataatAAATGATTTaacataaatttattatatttaattagttTACTGCACCACAAACCCTTCGAATGATCCCATTTTGGCCCAAGAGCAGTTCAATCTCGCTCATTTTAACCATGGCGTTTGCGAAATCGGAGTAAAAAGTTTGTTGATTCCTACTGTACTCGAAAACAATACTGTCGGCAGATCCACCATTGAAAAGAACTTGATCCGAGTGAAGAAGACCCTTTCTCTGCATCAGGTTCTTGTAGTAGTTATTGTCAAAAGAATTCGGGGTCACGAGATCTAGCGGCGCCAAGTTCTCGTCACCACCATTTTGCGGACATTGGCGTCTGCGAGTGCTAGCGAAGCCGGCATCAATATCTGTCCCATTGCTGTATATGCGAGTGCGAAAATTTTGGCATTGAGATTGGCCTAGTGTGTGAGCTCCTGCATGCATTAAACATTAATTAGCTAGTTTATATATCAATATTcaagaaattatatttttgagatTGTACGtacttgatatatatatataataaagttCATTGGCTtccacaaataaaaaatatatttacctGATAGGGCAACCATGTCTCTTTCattaagatttttattttcgaaGAGAGCATTGATGACATTGAGATCATGAAAAGGGGCGGGAAGATCACTGTTAGCTCGGGAAAAACTGGCCGTGGTCGAGTCCCTTCTGCCGAGTCTCACATTCCACGACGGGCCGCCAACCTTAATTTTATGATACAATATGCATTTTAATTTGGTGAgaattaattaaacatgcatgcatgcaaaataTAAACATTTCTTACTGCGACGGAGGCATCTCGAGCTGCCAAAGTCAGTATGTCTGCGCAAGAAACGACTCCAGGACATATACCCTCGACCGCACTTTTTGCAGCGTCTATGACTTCATAGCCTCTTGCTGATCTTACATTGGGGAATGCAGTCTTCTCACCTTGAAAGTTAGCAGTGTCGTCTAGCAAGATCGACGCGTCGCATCCCTGGACAAAGCAATCGTGGAAATGGAGGCGAATGAGTGAGGCTGCCATGCGACGCTCACGAGATATGGCCTGCCTGATGGAGGTTCGGATCGTAGTGACTGCATTTGGACAAGTTGTGTCGTAAAATGTGGGCGATAATTGAGCATTAAAGCAAGGGAAAAATAAGACTAAAACGATAATTGTATCAAATGAATTTAAAAAACGTCCcataattgaaaatattttgaatcttGAATTAAATGAATAAAAGAATATTGAAAATTGAGTTTTGCAAAACTGAGAATTAAGTTGATGAATGAGGAGGAGGGATTTTCGTGAAGAATTTATAGGGAGTGGAATGAAGCAAAGAGTCTCTCTCGGCAGCTAACGCGTTcgaatatataaaaatttgacattattttttcgtttttgggattttgaaaaTTCAACTCTTTTCACGTAGTGGAATCGGTCTTTTGACTTCAATTTATATTATATCACCGAACTATCTAACATGAAGTTGTCCATCTATATTCAAAATACGTACAAATattagaaaattaattaatagtttaagttccatttttttttttttgggggtttTGGGAAATctttattttgaaaaatgagaaaatcaaattgtttatttaagACATATGTTAATGGTGTTCTAATTATGCACAGCATGGTAAATTAGCGACCCAATTTAGGACGAATGAGAGGAAATATTATGGTTTTATGTGAAACTATTTGACGGATTTGTATCCATGTGGCGAATTTATCCGGTTCAAACTTGAGTTAAAACTAATATTTTACAGGTCCCAAAATAGGGAGAAAAAGTCATGTCAAAATCAAGCGCgatattctcaaatttcaaaattatattttaagaaCATGAATCAATTCGAAAAATACACAATCTCATAAAAACCAATTCATTTTATTAATCAAATGCGAAAGGAAGCTCTTATTGGATCATGAATGAAGATAGATATAagaaaagtgtttttttaaattttttttaaaaaagtgtcTCTTTTAATTGAACCTTACAAcaactaaaattataaaatagtaTCAGCAAAAATAGTATCAGAAAAAAGAAGATTACTATTTATCTTACCtgaaattttcatttatgaaaTTCAGTAAGGTTGTATTTGGATGGAAGAATTTCAAATTCatgaattttgattgtatttcatGGTTAACAATCAAACAATATATCATATTCTAAATTCAAATACTATTTATTTACACATTACTTATATGAAATAAAATAGATTTCAAATGACACTATTATTGGATGTACCTTAGATCCATCCTAATTAAGATGAAATACtatataaatatgaaaaaataaatttgaattttatgatgttatttctcttaaaaacaaaatacatttgaatatttttgaaatcCAAGATTTGGAATCCTTTCATCCAAGCACAACTTATAGGAGATTCAGTGACATCTAGAAGGGACGGAAGATGATGACATGACAGTGATGGCCAGAAATTATTGACGTGTTTGATTTCACGCCAACGTTAATTATGATGAAAAATTAtcattaaaattgaaaaaataaaaataaaaaaatattaatggaCTAATATTATCAATTTTCGGAGAATAAGACAAAAAATGGAAAGGTGCAAATAAAATTATCAAACATACAATTTTTCCAAACTAAAAATGCTAATGGACGAAAATGATCAACGTCTATAGTTAGTTGATAATTTAATGTTctaaatataattttcatttcttttattaaaaatgacCACTAAGAGGTAGATGGGTAATATAAATTAAACATAGATATAGTTAAATTTATGTTACAAATATTGTGCATTCTAACAAAATGGCCACAAACATAGACTATGACCAATATGTGTGATATTGGTTGAAAGTTAAAGTCAAAAGACCAAATCCAACATGTGAAAATAGTTGAATTTTCAAAATCCTCGCTGCCGAGAGCAATTGTTTGCTAATCTATTCCATTCACATAGTACTTTCCTTCTCCTATAAATTCTTCACTAAAATACCTCCTCTAAAGGGTGATATCAGTAATCAGGAATGTTTAAAATACGTATTCCTAccatttagttcataatcatttTGTTCAAAGCAGTATTCGGAAATAcggaattttgaaatttaatcttTGAACACAAGTTAAACATGCTGAAGTAGTTTTTATATTGTAATATCAAGTTATAACATCAAGCCCACTTACAGAAAGTTTCTAAACTAATCTCGGTCGTCATTGACCACAATCTGCACTTGCTCAACTAAACTGAACTCCTTCTGATCAACTGATATTTTTCCACTCGAGTGTCAATGTAATTTGCTCAGAGTTTCGTGTAACATTATCTCAGAAATCTGAGcgctatttataggcaaaattatGACTATTAAACTCCTATTTATTTCTCTTAATTGTCATAATTTTGAGTTAATGCGTAAGTTACAAATCTGGAGCAGCAGCTGTGACTTGATTGAATGATCCGCCGAACTTAGCTCAACTGAATTTGAGCTCGATTGAAATTTGAGCTCAATTGAATTTCGGCAACTGAATTTCATCTCTCTCGTCGGCCGCATCAAACTCGATGGAGTAAACCCTCAAAAGGGTGTATCAAAATCAACATGGATGCAACTTTTAAAATGGATTTTCAGCATTTTGGCATTGGTGTTGTGCTTCGAGATGCGGAGGGGTGTTAATGTCTTCACTGCATCGTTCTTATCCGGGTTCTTTTACTCCTCATTTGGATGAGATAATGCCAGTTTGGGAAGGCCTCTCATTCGCACTTAATCACCATGCATCTCACTGTATCTTTGAAACGGATGCTGCTAATGTGATTCAACAAATTTCAATTTACTCTCCTTTTGCACAAGAACATTTGATTTTGCAGTCTATCTGGGTTTTGATTCAGCGGTTCTCATCTGCAGTTTTTCGACACTGCCCAAGAGATGCTAATTATGTAGCCCATGTTTTGGCCTCTAAGGCCTTGTCTAGTGGTAGTTCTTTTGTATACTCTGACTCTAGCCCTCTGGTTATGGGCCCTTTTGTACTCAGAGATCAGAGttgatgttatatatatatataagcttttggttcaaaaaaaaaataaataaataaataaatgaaagttaaataaaaaaataggattggatattaatatttaaacCTGAGTAGGGTTTATTTGCAGTTTAGGTCCATCTTATCTTGCCTATAAATATCATGAACTCTTCTAGTTTGAGGTGAGTGACAGTTGGATTCTAAAACCTATCTCCTTTGGATTATTATATTTGGGAGGCGATCGCTGACTTTATTAATTCAGTTTACTTCGCGACTGTTAATTTGATTATGCAATATTAGTTTGAATCATTTGCAAGTTAGATGTTgcataaactaaaataaaaaaaacaacacagtaaatttaaaaaaaaataattcatagATGATTCTTTGTAATACATATTTCCCACTCCACCGCCATCATCCAGAAACCCATCCAGAGGCCCAACTCAACAGCAAAAGCCTCCTGGAATTCTGGAGTAAAGGTGACTTTGTTCAGCATCTGAAGCTCCTTTAAGATCATCAGAAGGAAGATGCCTTCAGGACTAAAGACATCTTCGGATTTGGAAGAATCAAGTCATTGCTTATATTTCTCTAGATTCCTGTCTTCCTTCTGTGGAAGAGGAGTAGGAACCGATTGCAACATCTTTACTTTAGATTTCATTGACTCTATATTTCTGGCAACATCATCTTCATACTTCTTCATTATCTCCTCCATGATAAATTCGACTACTCGTTGCTGATAGTGTAGTCGAACTAAAGCAAATAAGCATCTCTTTTATAGAAATAGCTGAGAATATGAAGAGTTACTCACACGCTCACATCTTTCCATAAACATTTCAGGTACTCATGAGAATATGAAGAGACAACACGATTCCAAACAATACTATCGCATCGAATCATTAATTAAACGAAGAAGTGTTGCAGTGGTAAACCGATGAAAGAAAATTGAGTAGATCAAACCTCAACAAGCAATGTCAGTCGATGAGCTCAACTGATCTCATGATCAAATCTAGCTGCCTTAACTGAAGGACGTCATTAATTGAGGGGGAGTGCCATAGAAAATACAAGGTACATACCAAAAATCAGTCAAGATGTTACAAGACATAAAATCTAGAATCAAGGATTGCCAGAATAAATGAAGAATCAGTCCATTATCGCAAATATCAAAGCATTCAAAGAACTATCAACATAACAAGAGTTTCGATAATATCAAAAAGGGAGAAATTTTTGAAACTTTACATAGTTTTGATATTTACGAACTTGAACAAGCAAAAAAATCAGAAGTAAACTGCACGCGCTCAACAAGCAGAAACAAAGAAGAAGAATGGACGAGTTTCGGAGCTAAACTGAAGACATCAACTGAGTTGACCTTTGACCATTGACCAAAGCTCAACCAAAGAAAATGAGATACACTGTTTTTAATTTAGAGAGCTAAGCTGAATTAGTCTCACATATACTAAACTGAATCAGTTCATAATAACCAAATTGCTTCAAAGCCTAACCCAAGCTGATTAAATGCTCGACAAAATCATCCATAAGACTGCGTGATTGCTACATCAATTTAAATTTATGGATAAGATCATCCATACAAATCTTAGACAACAAAAAACAGAGAACTACAGTGTACGATAAACG comes from Henckelia pumila isolate YLH828 chromosome 4, ASM3356847v2, whole genome shotgun sequence and encodes:
- the LOC140863232 gene encoding lignin-forming anionic peroxidase-like, with protein sequence MGRFLNSFDTIIVLVLFFPCFNAQLSPTFYDTTCPNAVTTIRTSIRQAISRERRMAASLIRLHFHDCFVQGCDASILLDDTANFQGEKTAFPNVRSARGYEVIDAAKSAVEGICPGVVSCADILTLAARDASVAVGGPSWNVRLGRRDSTTASFSRANSDLPAPFHDLNVINALFENKNLNERDMVALSGAHTLGQSQCQNFRTRIYSNGTDIDAGFASTRRRQCPQNGGDENLAPLDLVTPNSFDNNYYKNLMQRKGLLHSDQVLFNGGSADSIVFEYSRNQQTFYSDFANAMVKMSEIELLLGQNGIIRRVCGAVN